A region from the Streptomyces lydicus genome encodes:
- a CDS encoding maleate cis-trans isomerase family protein: MDVSFLGGPQPQLGVGVVAPFDFALDRELWRWVPDDVSLHLTRTPFVPVEVSLDLARLVSEHETLQAAVQALCAVSPQVISYACTSGSFVAGVAGERAMCAAMAQAGEVVSLTTSGALIEALREIGARRIAVVTPYTKSVTDSLEDYLGEAGITVTGRAYLGLTRHIWKVPYRDVVDMARAAVVGSADALFISCTNLPTYDVIPQLEAELRMPVLSANQVTMWAALRAIGAQAVGPYQALLDPVARRGPAAMTGSEQAGPGEGLTGATPEAAFAGSAPAPDGEALDGLEPPPYPPEDTGGLPPV; this comes from the coding sequence ATGGACGTCTCTTTTCTGGGTGGCCCACAGCCGCAGCTCGGCGTGGGCGTCGTCGCTCCCTTCGACTTCGCTCTCGACAGAGAGCTGTGGCGCTGGGTCCCCGACGACGTGTCCCTCCACCTCACCCGCACCCCTTTTGTGCCCGTCGAGGTCAGCCTGGATCTGGCCCGTCTGGTCAGCGAGCACGAAACGCTGCAGGCCGCCGTCCAGGCGCTGTGCGCGGTATCACCGCAGGTCATCTCCTATGCCTGCACATCCGGCAGCTTTGTCGCCGGGGTGGCGGGCGAACGGGCCATGTGCGCCGCCATGGCCCAGGCGGGGGAGGTCGTCTCCCTCACGACATCGGGCGCACTGATCGAAGCGCTGCGCGAGATCGGCGCACGGCGCATCGCCGTGGTCACGCCCTATACGAAATCGGTCACCGACTCCCTGGAGGACTACCTCGGTGAAGCAGGCATCACGGTCACCGGCCGCGCCTACCTCGGGCTGACCCGGCACATCTGGAAGGTGCCGTACCGCGACGTCGTCGACATGGCCCGCGCGGCCGTCGTCGGCTCCGCCGATGCCCTCTTCATCAGCTGTACGAATCTGCCGACCTACGACGTCATCCCGCAGTTGGAGGCCGAGCTGCGGATGCCGGTGCTGTCCGCCAATCAGGTCACCATGTGGGCGGCGCTGCGCGCCATCGGCGCCCAGGCGGTCGGCCCGTACCAGGCGCTGCTCGATCCGGTGGCGCGCCGCGGCCCCGCTGCGATGACCGGATCGGAGCAGGCGGGACCGGGCGAAGGGCTGACGGGGGCGACCCCCGAGGCCGCCTTCGCCGGATCCGCCCCGGCACCGGACGGGGAGGCCCTCGACGGTCTGGAACCCCCGCCCTATCCACCCGAGGACACGGGAGGTCTGCCCCCGGTGTGA
- a CDS encoding maleate cis-trans isomerase family protein — translation MASVGFLYPGYSAEDDYPRLESLLGGGIRLPLVHTDIGEDAHRVDALLEMGSAGRLAAGVDELKERGAEAVVWACTSASFVFGWEGAHEQVRELSVTAGLPASSTSFAFAHAVQALGARRVAIAATYPDDVAERFHAFLKSAGTEVVSTRGSGIITAAEVGTWGSEEVLALARAGDHPDAEVVLLPDTALHTAEHLPALEAELRKPVLTANQVTVWEGLRLLDRTVSCPVLGTLFSRTAHGQETPRI, via the coding sequence ATGGCATCGGTCGGCTTCCTCTACCCCGGCTACTCCGCGGAGGATGACTACCCCCGGCTCGAATCGCTCCTGGGCGGCGGGATCCGTCTGCCGCTCGTCCACACCGATATCGGCGAGGACGCCCACCGGGTCGACGCGCTGCTGGAGATGGGCTCCGCCGGACGGCTGGCGGCCGGTGTCGACGAGCTCAAGGAGCGCGGCGCCGAGGCGGTCGTCTGGGCCTGTACGAGCGCCAGCTTCGTCTTCGGCTGGGAGGGCGCCCATGAACAGGTCCGGGAGCTGTCCGTCACCGCCGGCTTGCCCGCCTCCAGCACCTCCTTCGCCTTCGCCCATGCCGTCCAGGCACTCGGGGCCCGGCGGGTGGCGATCGCCGCCACCTACCCCGACGACGTGGCCGAGCGCTTCCACGCGTTCTTGAAGTCCGCCGGCACGGAGGTCGTCTCGACCCGCGGGAGCGGCATCATCACCGCGGCCGAGGTCGGCACCTGGGGCAGCGAGGAGGTGCTGGCGCTCGCCCGGGCGGGCGACCATCCCGACGCCGAGGTGGTGCTGCTGCCGGACACCGCACTGCACACCGCCGAGCATCTGCCGGCCCTCGAAGCGGAGCTGCGCAAGCCGGTGCTCACCGCCAATCAGGTGACGGTCTGGGAAGGGCTGCGGCTGCTCGACCGCACGGTGTCCTGCCCGGTGCTGGGCACCCTCTTCTCGCGGACGGCGCACGGCCAGGAGACACCCCGGATCTGA
- a CDS encoding D-2-hydroxyacid dehydrogenase, whose protein sequence is MSESTVLVLGSDPPPKLDRLAGRARVIFTDEDSLADRLPTADVLLAWDFTSDAIRRAWPEKGPRPRWVHTASAGVDQLLCPALIADDTLVTNARGVFEQPIAEYVAGLVIAMAKDFYGSWELQRQRRWQHRETLRLAGSRAVVVGSGPIGRAIGTTLLALGVKVDLVGRRERGDDPEFGLVHASDALNGLLPRADWVICAAPLTEATRGLFDTAAFSRMPPRARFINIGRGPLVVEDALVAALREWRIAAAALDVFEQEPLPENSPLWDVPHLIVSPHMSGDTLGWRDALAEQFQDNFDQWSAGKPLHNLVDKRLGYVPVR, encoded by the coding sequence ATGTCCGAAAGCACCGTCCTCGTCCTCGGTTCCGACCCGCCGCCGAAGCTCGACCGGCTCGCCGGCCGGGCTCGGGTGATCTTCACCGATGAGGATTCGCTCGCCGACCGACTCCCCACCGCCGACGTCCTGTTGGCCTGGGATTTCACCTCCGATGCGATCCGCAGAGCCTGGCCCGAGAAGGGCCCCAGGCCCCGGTGGGTGCACACCGCGAGCGCGGGCGTGGACCAGCTGCTGTGCCCGGCGCTGATCGCCGACGACACCCTGGTGACCAACGCCCGGGGGGTCTTCGAGCAGCCGATCGCCGAGTATGTGGCCGGGCTGGTGATCGCCATGGCCAAGGACTTCTACGGAAGTTGGGAGCTGCAGCGGCAGCGGCGCTGGCAGCACCGCGAGACCCTGCGGCTGGCCGGCAGCCGGGCGGTGGTGGTGGGCTCCGGGCCGATCGGCCGGGCCATCGGCACCACTCTCCTGGCACTGGGTGTCAAGGTCGATCTGGTCGGCCGCCGGGAGCGCGGGGACGACCCGGAATTCGGCCTCGTCCATGCGAGTGACGCCCTGAACGGCCTCCTGCCCCGGGCGGATTGGGTGATCTGCGCGGCGCCCCTGACCGAGGCCACCCGCGGTCTGTTCGACACGGCGGCGTTCTCCCGGATGCCGCCGCGGGCCCGGTTCATCAACATCGGGCGCGGGCCGCTGGTCGTCGAGGACGCCCTGGTCGCGGCGCTGCGCGAGTGGCGGATCGCGGCGGCGGCGCTGGACGTCTTCGAGCAGGAGCCGCTGCCGGAGAACAGCCCGCTGTGGGACGTCCCGCATCTGATCGTCTCGCCCCATATGAGTGGCGACACCCTGGGCTGGCGGGACGCCCTCGCCGAGCAGTTCCAGGACAACTTCGACCAGTGGTCGGCCGGCAAGCCGCTGCACAACCTCGTCGACAAGCGGCTCGGGTACGTACCGGTGCGGTGA
- a CDS encoding amidase: MTTEPTHLADLTATRLTAGYAAGEFSPVEVVRAVLERAEAAQAATNCFTRIDPDEALSAAGEAEERWRAGTPAGPVDGVPVTVKDLILTRGVPTLRGSRTVRAEGPWEEDAPSVARLRESGAVFVGKTTTPEFGWKGVTDSPRHGVTGNPYDPGRTAGGSSGGSAAAVALGAGPLSLGTDGGGSVRIPASFCGIFALKATYGRVPLYPASPFGTLAHVGPMTRDAADAALMMEVICGADWRDWSQLGPSCGSFREALAGPVSGLRVAYSPSLGWDVPVAPEVAAAVRGAVDTLAGLGASVEEIDPGIADPVEAFHTLWFSGAARVVQHLDDDRRTLLDPGLREICEQGARYSALDYLAAVDTRMALGQAMGRFHSAYDLLVTPTEPITAFEAGVEVPPGSGHTRWTGWTPFTYPFNLTQQPAATLPCGVDGDGMPIGVQLVGARHADALVLRAAHALYEAGTAEIPAPPAPRG, translated from the coding sequence ATGACCACCGAACCGACCCACCTCGCCGACCTCACCGCCACCCGGCTCACGGCCGGGTACGCGGCCGGCGAGTTCTCTCCCGTCGAGGTCGTCCGGGCGGTGCTGGAGCGCGCCGAGGCCGCACAGGCCGCGACGAACTGCTTCACCCGGATCGACCCGGACGAGGCGCTGTCGGCCGCCGGGGAGGCGGAGGAACGCTGGCGGGCCGGTACGCCGGCCGGGCCGGTGGACGGGGTGCCGGTCACCGTCAAGGACCTGATCCTCACCCGGGGCGTGCCGACGCTGCGCGGTTCGCGGACGGTGCGGGCCGAGGGCCCGTGGGAGGAGGACGCCCCGTCGGTCGCCCGGCTGCGGGAGTCCGGGGCGGTGTTCGTCGGCAAGACCACCACCCCGGAGTTCGGCTGGAAGGGCGTCACCGACAGTCCGCGGCACGGGGTGACGGGCAATCCGTACGACCCGGGGCGCACCGCGGGCGGCTCCAGCGGCGGCAGTGCGGCGGCGGTGGCGCTGGGCGCCGGGCCGCTGAGTCTGGGCACCGACGGCGGCGGTTCGGTCCGTATCCCGGCGTCGTTCTGCGGGATCTTCGCGCTCAAGGCGACCTACGGGCGGGTGCCGCTGTATCCGGCGAGCCCGTTCGGGACGCTGGCGCACGTCGGGCCGATGACCCGGGACGCGGCGGACGCGGCGCTGATGATGGAGGTGATCTGCGGCGCGGACTGGCGGGACTGGTCCCAGCTCGGCCCGTCCTGCGGGTCGTTCCGGGAGGCGCTGGCGGGCCCGGTCTCCGGGCTGCGGGTGGCCTACAGCCCGTCGCTCGGCTGGGACGTGCCGGTCGCGCCGGAGGTGGCGGCGGCGGTCCGGGGGGCCGTCGACACGCTGGCCGGGCTCGGCGCGTCCGTCGAGGAGATCGACCCGGGCATCGCGGACCCGGTGGAGGCCTTCCACACGCTGTGGTTCAGCGGCGCGGCCCGGGTGGTGCAGCATCTGGACGACGACCGGCGGACGCTGCTCGACCCGGGGCTCCGGGAGATCTGCGAGCAGGGCGCCCGCTACAGCGCACTGGACTACCTGGCCGCGGTCGATACCCGGATGGCGCTCGGTCAGGCCATGGGACGCTTCCACAGCGCCTACGACCTGCTGGTGACCCCGACCGAGCCGATCACCGCCTTCGAGGCGGGCGTCGAGGTACCGCCCGGATCCGGCCACACCCGCTGGACGGGCTGGACTCCGTTCACCTATCCGTTCAACCTCACCCAGCAGCCGGCCGCGACGCTGCCCTGCGGGGTGGACGGCGACGGGATGCCGATCGGCGTCCAGCTGGTCGGCGCGCGGCACGCGGACGCACTGGTCCTGCGCGCCGCGCACGCCCTCTACGAAGCGGGGACCGCGGAGATTCCCGCGCCTCCTGCCCCCAGGGGCTGA
- a CDS encoding DUF3830 family protein: MTDRFIEVSLDKRGVSCTAKLLDDRAPITCNAVWDALPLGGDVYHAKYARNEIYALLAPFAPEEPPLENPTITPIPGDLCYFTFTDTQLGTKSYGYETQAEHQGRATVVDLALFYERNNLLINGDAGWVPGIVWGSVVDGLDRMADACQDLWRAGALGETLNFRRA; this comes from the coding sequence ATGACCGATCGCTTCATCGAAGTCTCCCTGGACAAGCGCGGCGTGAGCTGCACGGCCAAGTTGCTCGACGACCGCGCGCCGATCACCTGCAATGCCGTTTGGGACGCGCTCCCGCTGGGCGGCGACGTCTATCACGCCAAATACGCCCGCAACGAGATCTACGCCCTGCTCGCGCCGTTCGCCCCGGAGGAGCCGCCGCTGGAGAATCCGACGATCACTCCGATCCCCGGCGATCTGTGCTACTTCACCTTCACCGACACCCAACTGGGGACGAAGTCCTACGGTTACGAGACCCAGGCCGAACATCAGGGCCGCGCCACCGTCGTCGACCTCGCGCTGTTCTACGAGCGCAACAATCTGCTGATCAACGGTGACGCGGGCTGGGTGCCGGGCATCGTGTGGGGCAGCGTCGTCGACGGCCTGGACCGGATGGCCGACGCCTGCCAGGACCTGTGGCGGGCCGGAGCCCTGGGGGAGACCCTCAACTTCCGGCGGGCGTAG